The Plasmodium falciparum 3D7 genome assembly, chromosome: 12 genome contains the following window.
tttgtattacgTGATGTGTTACTATGTTCTCTATccattaaattattaattggtgtttttataatatcatttttattatgttcttGATTTACTTCGAAAACATTATGAAACAtgtcatttatattttcatatatatttttaccaaAAACTAAATTATTCTTCGTATTTTCCTTAATCAATTCATTGTTTttaagtaatatattttccgtATTTAAGTTCATGTTTTCATTATCTGGctgatttgttttttttataattttctcgTTATGTTGTATCAAACAAGTTCCTTTTATTTGCTTAGAATCCACATTTGAATTactgtttatatttttactactattactatAACTTTTATCCTTATTTggatatcctttttttttttttttattcttagaTTTTATACTTACATTATCTAATTGtgattcattattttttcgtcttttatatattctattgGAATCCTTATTTAAATGTGAATTAGTTCTTTTTATTCGCACTTCACTTTTTTTGCCGTTGTTATGAGTTTTATAATGGTATTCGTTTAATTCCATCATCTTCTGTTTTGATAATAAGTCATTGTTCTGTTTAATTTcttgtttaatttttaacTCTAATGAATTTAAAGAATCAagataattaatttttattttatcatcacTTAAATCCccatttttgttttctaTATTCAATGATTTCAAAAATGTTCCACtcgtattattattattattattatatagattatcgttttttaaattaaaaaataaattatctgaagtcatattatatttattaaataaggTGTAATTTTCATGTAAATCCAATTCATTTTCTTGATCCATTAAGAAGCTATCcaatttccttttcttttcttcattaATAAATGGATTTTTGAATTTTAAGTCCACTATATTTGttacattttgtttttttttctttcgattctttttattaattgtTTTCACAGTTCCTTTTTTGAAGCCGTGaaaaataacatttttatatttctcagCGAAATTTcgaataaaagaaaaactcttttctaattttttattcattttttttttcttcgttttcttcttcttcttctttttcttttgtttttaatatataaatataaataaataaataaatatatatatatatatatatatttaataattatctTGTAATAAAATAAGCCTCTTgttattacatttatataacattatatattattatattatccttttgaattttttgtcgaatatattcttcttcaaaaaataaaaaaattataatataattattaattatatattatatatttcatatataatattttgtttatttatttgtttgtttgtttgtttgtttgtttgtttatttatttatttattattttatattttaatggtGTGTTTTTAAAAGGGTACTTATTTTTacccttaaaaaaaaatatataaatatattttttttaaaatgacaggaatatatataatgtaataattaataattatatataataataaaaccaaaaaaagaacaatcttgaattctttttaaaattttataattttaattttttttttacaatataatttattctattgttttatttttaaaagaatgtGTTTCAAGCAAAAGATCATATTAtgatgtttctttttttttattttattttattttattttattttattttatttcattttttatctttttttaatttaaaaaacaaGATATATAGTAATTACATAtgctttatattatatttttacatatatatatatatatatatatatatatatatatatatatttaagtacaataaatagaatataatagattattttttattctcgTGTGTGATACattaaataagaatattaatCTAGAGGATGattcaaataaaatttatacgttaaaataattttagttttttgtattaatttttatcttaattattaaatggaaaaatataaggataatacaaatatattatttatatatatatatatatatatgtaatattataatgttttatataattataaaacttTATAAAGAGTTCTTATTatccttatattttatttatttatttatttattatattttttttttctaatattaaaattgttcATTCAAGTCTGAGCtcaattaattatttttgtaCACAAGAATTACTGAATAACTAAACAAGGATAATTTAAATTCCTTAAATGgaacataattataaataaaaataagaaaaataaaataataataaataatatattattgtaatgAGAATCTAATGTCATATCCGAAAAATAAAACACCATGAAGAAAAAAGCTGAttcaaattaaataaaattcttTATAAATTACACTTTACCTAATTTTGATGcttaaagaacaaaaaaattaaatatatctatatatatatatatatatataagttaaaatatttttacaccCATATTAGAAAACATCATATGAgtatatgaatatttctaattaataaaaaattataatatttcaaaattttatatattagttaatatgaaaatatagtattatataggtatattgttataaaataatggtaattttttttttcataaacatgaatcatatataaaataaataaaaaacaaaaaacaaaaaacaaaacctttctatatatttctcCTTTCTgtccataaatatatactttgatatttttgaaataataatatatatggagcatttaagtaaaataaaataaaatatatatatatatatataattaaactTATAAAAATTGAGGAGTATATGATTTACACCTAATGTTATTCTTTTTtccataatataaatataaatatataatatatgtatatttttctttttattagaaAATTTAATCACAGGAGCAATTTCTGGTGCTATTGTTGATGCTGTATTATTTCCTATTGATTACATAAAAACAAACATACAAACAAATAACTCCTTCTCCATTTATGATCcgagaaaattatataatggtATTCTACCAACTTTAATAGGTACGGTTCCAGCTAGcgcttttttttattgtttttatgaattatccaaaaaattattaacaggtaataacaaaaaaaaaaaaaaaaaaaaaaaaaagaattataactTTATCATACCTTTTTATcattgtataataataaactaaataaaaatgtatgtatttcatgtttggtaaaaataaaattatagagcattatattttttataaatagttAATGAaacacataataaaatataataattatatatgtgttatttACGCATATAGATTACAATGCGAATATAAACAAAagttctttatatttaatttcaaCAAGTATAGCAGAAATTACAGCATGTATCATtaggtataaaaaataaaatatttagacaaaatatatatatatatatatatattatgagaaaaatataaaaattgtgtTGTCAATATAGTAAAAGGAAATGTTTGTATAAACTTGATGTGAAcacccttttttttttttttttttttttttttaattataataaaagtctgtaaaatattacatattccTTATATTTCAGGCTCCCctttgaaatattaaaacaaaatatgcAAGTGTCAGGAAATATATCTACGTTGAAggcaatatataatatatcaaaaaaaaatgacttgccaatatatttattaaatagcTATTTAATTATGGTAGCGAGAGAAATTCCTTTTGATTGtatacaatattttttatgggAGTCATTAAAAgagaaaggaaaaaaaggtaatttaaaaaaaaaaaaaaaaataaataataataatgaaataaataatcaaaaagcaaatcatataaaaatattatatttacttttttaatttaattattatgtaagattttaaaaatatatcggAAATATACCC
Protein-coding sequences here:
- a CDS encoding mitochondrial carrier protein, putative, with the translated sequence MEHLKNLITGAISGAIVDAVLFPIDYIKTNIQTNNSFSIYDPRKLYNGILPTLIGTVPASAFFYCFYELSKKLLTDYNANINKSSLYLISTSIAEITACIIRLPFEILKQNMQVSGNISTLKAIYNISKKNDLPIYLLNSYLIMVAREIPFDCIQYFLWESLKEKGKKDFKNISEIYPTLTSALCGGIAGGISGFLTTPVDVIKSRQIIYGKSYIETIKDISKGGFLSFYKGCYVRASYLCFGGMIFFGCLRFFSF